In Solenopsis invicta isolate M01_SB chromosome 13, UNIL_Sinv_3.0, whole genome shotgun sequence, one DNA window encodes the following:
- the LOC120359376 gene encoding uncharacterized protein LOC120359376, with translation MNLRLWALEAKDQVDLPEFRASKWWIWKFKKVHGIVSRKITAFRTQFTFKDQENIQNVAKEFVSNVKSKIPAIGLEEVYNADESGFNLEIHSGRTLAKSGVKIIEAAVQSISSTTHSYTIMPLISASGNLLSPLYIVLKGSTGTFGPRVEETLFRPVNIYIQASKSGKLTAKHFKTWFTEVYLPNTGSKSMLLLDSWTGHCPSQLEQHVPQVSAFKMRHL, from the exons ATGAATTTAAGATTATGGGCCTTGGAGGCAAAGGATCAAGTGGATCTACCCGAATTCAGGGCAAGTAAATGGTGgatttggaagtttaaaaaagtacacGGAATTGTTTCTCGAAAAATAACCGCATTCCGAacgcaatttacatttaaagatcaagaaaatatacaaaatgtcgcaaaagaatttgtttcaaatgtaaAGTCCAAGATCCCAGCTATAGGACTAGAAGAAGTTTATAATGCAGACGAGAGTGGCTTCAACCTTGAAATACATTCTGGGCGAACATTAGCGAAATCAGGAGTGAAAATAATTGAGGCAGCAGTTCAAAGTATATCTTCAACAACACATAGTTATACTATAATGCCTCTTATTTCGGCAAGTGGAAATCTTCTTTCACCACTGTACATCGTTTTGAAGGGGTCTACAGGAACATTTGGACCGAGGGTGGAAGAAACTCTATTTCGTCCAGTTAACATATACATCCAGGCTTCAAAATCAGGAAAACTCACTgcaaaacatttcaaaacttGGTTCACCGAAGTATATCTACCGAATACTGGCAGTAAAAGTATGCTTCTACTTGACTCATGGACGGGACACTGCCCGAGCCAGCTAGAGCAACATGTACCACAAG TTTCCGCCTTCAAAATGCGACACTTGTAA